The following proteins are co-located in the Pseudomonas synxantha genome:
- a CDS encoding DUF3617 domain-containing protein, protein MNARLLGLAMVVGLSLPVAAQAQMLAPGLWELTTSNMKVDNQDLPDLSLILGQLKQQMTPEQRAMLEKQGINMAGKGVQVCLTPAQVASDSIPLTDPQSGCKQEVTDKSGNQWKFRFSCPKAQGTGVATFQSQKEFTTTVNGTFNATGIQQKGSLDSHAQWLGKDCGTVKPRA, encoded by the coding sequence ATGAATGCTCGTCTGCTAGGTTTGGCCATGGTTGTTGGGTTGTCGCTGCCGGTGGCGGCGCAGGCGCAGATGTTGGCGCCGGGCTTGTGGGAATTGACCACCAGCAATATGAAGGTCGATAACCAGGACCTGCCGGACCTGTCGCTGATCCTCGGTCAGCTCAAGCAACAGATGACCCCTGAACAGCGCGCTATGCTCGAAAAGCAAGGCATCAACATGGCCGGTAAGGGCGTGCAGGTGTGCCTGACCCCTGCCCAGGTCGCCTCCGACTCCATCCCGCTGACCGACCCTCAATCGGGGTGCAAACAGGAAGTGACCGACAAGAGCGGCAACCAGTGGAAATTCCGTTTCAGCTGCCCGAAAGCCCAAGGCACAGGCGTGGCGACATTCCAGAGCCAGAAGGAATTCACCACCACTGTCAACGGTACGTTCAATGCCACCGGCATCCAGCAGAAGGGCAGCTTGGACAGCCACGCCCAATGGCTAGGCAAAGATTGCGGTACGGTCAAGCCACGCGCTTAA
- the cls gene encoding cardiolipin synthase: protein MDFFGPHLLAYFIATLHVLGSLAAVHAVLTVRTAQGSIAWALSLMFMPYLTLIPYLIFGRSTFDAYIQARRQANQEMHTAITELNWRPWVEEALAARNSSAYGSLRAMPKLGRMPCLANNEVRLLINGDATFGAIFEAIRNANTAVLFQFFIIHDDELGRQLQALLKEKSAQGVAIYVLYDRIGSHALPHRYVQSLRDAGVQVKAFATRSGWLNRFQVNFRNHRKIVVVDGLTGFVGGHNVGDEYLGKKPPLAPWRDTHVQVTGPVVACLQESFAEDWFWAARELPPLILPDAYPEDGVLCQLLASGPADPYETCSLFFVEAIHAATERVWITSPYFVPDEAVFAALRLAVLRGVDVRLLLPSRPDHRIVYAASSLYAIEAVRAGVRVFRYTPGFLHQKVVLVDREISAIGSANLDNRSFRLNFEVMLLTVDEAFASQVEHMLLDDFALSHEVSQEESRETRRLQQLGMRVARLISPIL from the coding sequence ATGGATTTCTTTGGCCCGCACCTGCTCGCCTACTTCATTGCCACGCTGCACGTTCTCGGGAGCCTCGCCGCAGTTCACGCGGTACTGACTGTCCGCACCGCCCAAGGCTCGATCGCCTGGGCCTTGTCGCTGATGTTCATGCCTTACCTGACGCTGATCCCCTACCTGATTTTCGGCCGCAGCACCTTCGACGCCTACATCCAGGCCCGGCGCCAGGCCAACCAGGAAATGCACACGGCGATTACCGAGCTGAACTGGCGCCCATGGGTAGAGGAAGCCCTCGCGGCACGCAACTCCAGCGCCTATGGCTCCCTGCGCGCCATGCCCAAGCTGGGGCGCATGCCGTGCCTGGCCAATAACGAAGTGCGCTTGCTGATCAATGGTGATGCCACGTTCGGCGCGATCTTCGAGGCCATTCGCAACGCCAACACCGCCGTGCTGTTCCAATTCTTCATCATTCATGACGATGAACTGGGCCGCCAGTTGCAGGCCCTGTTGAAGGAAAAGTCCGCCCAAGGCGTGGCGATCTACGTGCTGTACGACCGTATCGGCAGCCATGCGCTGCCCCATCGCTACGTGCAATCGCTGCGCGACGCCGGGGTACAGGTCAAGGCGTTCGCCACCCGCAGCGGCTGGCTCAATCGCTTCCAGGTCAACTTTCGTAACCATCGTAAGATCGTGGTGGTGGACGGTCTTACCGGGTTTGTCGGCGGGCATAACGTCGGCGATGAATACCTGGGCAAGAAACCACCGCTGGCGCCATGGCGCGACACCCATGTGCAGGTCACCGGCCCGGTGGTGGCGTGCCTGCAGGAATCGTTTGCCGAGGACTGGTTCTGGGCTGCACGGGAACTGCCGCCGCTGATTCTGCCGGACGCCTATCCTGAAGACGGCGTGCTCTGCCAACTGCTCGCCAGTGGCCCGGCCGACCCCTATGAAACCTGCTCGCTGTTTTTCGTCGAGGCCATCCATGCGGCGACCGAACGGGTCTGGATCACCAGCCCCTACTTCGTTCCCGACGAAGCCGTGTTTGCCGCCCTGCGCCTGGCGGTGCTGCGTGGGGTGGACGTGCGCCTGCTGCTGCCATCGCGGCCCGACCACCGCATCGTGTACGCCGCATCCAGCCTGTACGCCATCGAAGCGGTGCGCGCAGGCGTGCGGGTCTTCCGCTACACGCCAGGGTTTCTGCATCAGAAGGTGGTGTTGGTGGACAGGGAAATCAGCGCCATTGGCAGCGCCAATTTGGACAACCGTTCGTTCCGGCTGAATTTCGAAGTGATGTTGCTGACGGTGGATGAAGCCTTCGCCAGCCAGGTTGAACACATGCTGCTGGACGATTTCGCCCTGTCCCATGAGGTCAGCCAGGAGGAAAGCCGTGAGACTCGCCGCCTGCAACAATTGGGGATGCGGGTGGCACGCTTGATCTCACCGATCCTCTAA
- the cfaB gene encoding C17 cyclopropane fatty acid synthase CfaB: MLAQLPPALQNLQLPLRLRLWDGHEFNLGPEPSVTIVVKDPTVVSKLSHPTLDSLGEAFVEGKLELEGSISEVIRVCDELSHALVDDDEGSRPVRSIHDKATDAAAISYHYDLSNEFYQLWLDQDMAYSCGYFETGSESIDQAQQDKFRHLCRKLRLQPGEYLLDVGCGWGGLARYAAREFGVKVFGITLSKEQLALAKERVKAEGLEDQVDLQLLDYRDLPQDGRFDKVVSVGMFEHVGHANLAQYCRTLFGAVREGGLVMNHGITAKHTDGRPVGRGAGDFIERYVFPNGELPHLAMMTAEISEVGLEVVDVESLRLHYARTLDHWSERLEDNLEAAAKMVPEQALRIWRLYLAGCAYAFARGWINLHQILAVKPHADGSHELPWTREDLYR; the protein is encoded by the coding sequence ATGCTCGCGCAACTTCCACCGGCCTTACAGAATCTTCAGCTACCGCTGCGTCTTCGACTCTGGGACGGCCATGAATTCAACTTGGGCCCCGAGCCCAGTGTGACCATCGTGGTCAAGGATCCCACGGTCGTGTCCAAGCTGAGCCATCCAACGCTCGACTCTCTGGGCGAAGCTTTCGTCGAAGGCAAATTGGAGCTGGAAGGCTCCATCTCCGAAGTGATCCGGGTCTGTGATGAATTGAGTCACGCCTTGGTCGATGACGACGAGGGCAGCCGTCCGGTGCGCTCTATCCATGACAAGGCCACCGACGCGGCAGCCATTTCCTATCACTACGACTTGTCCAACGAGTTCTACCAGCTCTGGCTGGACCAGGATATGGCGTATTCCTGCGGTTATTTCGAAACCGGCAGCGAATCCATCGACCAGGCCCAACAGGATAAATTTCGCCACCTGTGCCGTAAGCTACGACTGCAGCCGGGTGAGTACCTGCTCGATGTGGGCTGCGGCTGGGGCGGACTGGCGCGCTATGCGGCGCGGGAGTTCGGGGTCAAGGTGTTTGGCATCACCCTGAGCAAGGAACAGCTGGCGCTGGCCAAGGAGCGCGTAAAAGCCGAAGGCCTGGAAGACCAGGTCGACCTGCAACTACTTGATTATCGCGACCTGCCCCAGGACGGTCGTTTCGACAAAGTGGTGAGCGTGGGTATGTTCGAACACGTCGGCCACGCCAACCTAGCGCAATATTGCCGAACCCTGTTTGGCGCCGTACGCGAAGGTGGCCTGGTGATGAACCATGGCATTACCGCCAAGCACACCGATGGCCGCCCAGTAGGCCGCGGTGCCGGGGACTTTATCGAACGCTACGTATTTCCCAATGGTGAGCTGCCGCACCTGGCGATGATGACCGCTGAGATCAGTGAAGTCGGGCTGGAAGTGGTTGATGTCGAAAGCCTGCGTTTGCACTACGCACGCACTCTGGATCATTGGAGCGAGCGCCTGGAAGACAACCTGGAAGCGGCGGCGAAGATGGTGCCGGAGCAGGCGTTGCGCATCTGGCGTCTGTACCTGGCCGGTTGCGCTTATGCGTTTGCCCGGGGCTGGATCAACCTGCACCAGATCCTGGCGGTGAAACCTCACGCCGATGGCAGCCATGAACTGCCCTGGACGCGGGAAGATCTCTATCGCTAA
- a CDS encoding DNA-binding domain-containing protein — MRLIDWQLAFEQHLLSETSVANSGFAATLLGGPTLDVDTGLAIYHNAYLSRLQEVLRHDFGAIWYWLGDDEFALLTQAYIRRYPSAHYSLRWLGERFAVFILERLVAEQSAPLAEMARLEWAFTLAFDAPQGAPLTLNDMAQLAPEDWPALQVTLAPSVQQLLCRFNTVAIWRASKEQLDFPGSQALNLAQLCLVWRHENVCHYRSLEPGEAGALAGMVTTGWSFSELCAQLAVTYEEGAPLQAATWLKQWIQDGLLERRVP, encoded by the coding sequence ATGCGCCTGATCGACTGGCAGTTGGCTTTTGAGCAGCATCTGTTATCCGAAACGTCCGTCGCCAACAGTGGCTTTGCCGCCACCTTGCTGGGTGGGCCGACGCTGGATGTAGACACGGGGCTGGCCATTTATCACAACGCCTACCTGTCGCGATTGCAGGAAGTGCTGCGCCATGACTTCGGCGCCATCTGGTATTGGCTGGGAGATGATGAGTTTGCCTTGCTGACCCAAGCCTATATCCGTCGATATCCCTCGGCCCACTATAGCCTGCGCTGGCTGGGTGAACGCTTTGCAGTGTTTATCCTTGAGCGCCTGGTCGCAGAACAAAGTGCGCCGCTGGCTGAAATGGCGCGCTTGGAGTGGGCGTTCACCCTGGCGTTTGATGCGCCCCAGGGTGCGCCGCTGACCTTGAATGACATGGCGCAACTGGCGCCTGAAGACTGGCCGGCGTTACAGGTCACCCTCGCGCCCTCAGTGCAGCAGTTGCTTTGCCGTTTCAATACGGTGGCGATCTGGCGCGCCAGCAAGGAGCAATTGGATTTCCCCGGCAGCCAAGCTCTGAATCTGGCGCAACTCTGCCTGGTGTGGCGCCATGAGAATGTGTGCCACTACCGCAGCCTGGAGCCCGGAGAAGCCGGTGCTCTGGCGGGGATGGTGACCACCGGTTGGAGTTTTTCAGAACTGTGTGCGCAGTTGGCAGTCACTTATGAAGAGGGTGCGCCACTGCAAGCGGCCACATGGCTGAAGCAGTGGATCCAGGATGGTTTGCTCGAACGGCGAGTGCCATAG
- a CDS encoding DUF692 domain-containing protein — MSSSFPSLGYGLGLRNEYYEQILAQSPAVDWFEVISENYLVPGGKALYYLDAIAERYPLVMHGVSLSIGGPHALDTDYLEQIKQLAERIQPAWISDHLCWSRGNAHQLHDLLPLPYTEESLYHVAGRVRQVQDVLQRPLVLENVSSYVRSKADDFTEWEFLNALAHLSGCQLLLDVNNVYVSSRNHGFDAWTFIRNLPPQSIRQLHLAGHMDYGDYVVDTHDHPVCDPVWALYQQTLEHLGPVSTLLERDDHFPPFEELLTELSKARELGTSALARRSLCA; from the coding sequence ATGAGCAGTTCCTTCCCCTCCCTGGGTTACGGCCTGGGGTTACGCAACGAATACTATGAGCAGATCCTGGCGCAATCCCCTGCGGTGGATTGGTTCGAAGTGATCTCCGAGAATTATCTGGTGCCGGGCGGCAAAGCCTTGTACTACCTGGATGCCATAGCCGAGCGCTATCCCCTGGTGATGCACGGGGTGTCCTTGTCCATCGGCGGGCCCCATGCCCTCGATACCGATTACCTGGAGCAAATCAAACAGCTCGCCGAGCGCATCCAGCCGGCGTGGATTTCCGATCACCTGTGCTGGAGCCGCGGCAACGCGCACCAGTTGCATGACCTGCTGCCTCTGCCCTACACCGAAGAGAGTCTCTACCACGTGGCCGGCCGTGTGCGTCAGGTACAGGATGTGTTGCAGCGCCCGCTGGTACTGGAAAACGTCTCCAGCTATGTGCGCTCCAAGGCCGATGACTTTACCGAGTGGGAATTTCTCAACGCCCTGGCCCACCTGAGCGGATGCCAGTTGCTGCTGGACGTCAACAATGTCTACGTCAGTTCGCGTAACCATGGGTTCGACGCCTGGACGTTTATTCGCAACCTGCCGCCCCAGAGCATTCGCCAACTGCACCTGGCAGGGCATATGGACTACGGCGACTATGTGGTCGACACCCATGACCATCCGGTGTGCGACCCGGTGTGGGCGCTGTATCAGCAGACCCTGGAGCACTTGGGGCCGGTGTCGACACTGTTGGAACGCGATGACCATTTCCCGCCGTTCGAAGAGTTACTCACCGAATTGAGCAAGGCACGCGAACTTGGGACCAGCGCCTTGGCCCGGAGATCGTTATGCGCCTGA
- a CDS encoding cation-translocating P-type ATPase — MSAPMLTSAEQRSAARQLTLAMLALGLLVLGLVWRWLAPDQSGVSQLLLGVASLLVAVPVMRSAWYSLRFPSLHGITDQLIALAMLGAWATGDLLTAALLPIIMIFGHVLEERSVIGSQEAIHALGKLTRSHARLVQADGTITEVDNGTLNTGDIVEVRAGDRVPADGVVLSGQASLDTAPITGESVPLEAGVGVQVFGGAINLDGLLRLEVTRTGNESTLGKVIALMQNAERSKPPITRLLERYAGSYMVLVLLLAAVTWFVTNDAQAMLAVLVAACPCALVLSAPATAIAGIAVAARHGILIRSSAFLEELADLTSLVVDKTGTLTFGTLRLQSIDTTAPDRQALLNLAASLGSASSHPVSRALAGLATQEQMLALTDIRERQGLGVVAQTEQGEAALGRPELFEQLGIVTTGVPTHDGPIAGLALNGEFLAWLLLADSVKPEARQALQELRDLGLGRQLLLTGDRQSVADSLALDVGISDVEAQALPEDKLNRVLGEISSGFRPMVVGDGINDSLALKAGVVGVAMGAGGADIALASADVVLIGSDLRRLGTCVRLSRQCRQTLQVNVIIGLGWTLAIVVFAAFGWLGAAGAMIAAVLHNLSTLLVLGNAGRLLRFQEPLLKLED; from the coding sequence ATGAGCGCGCCCATGCTGACTTCCGCCGAACAGCGTAGCGCTGCCCGGCAATTGACCCTGGCCATGCTCGCGTTGGGGCTGCTGGTACTGGGCCTGGTATGGCGCTGGCTGGCGCCGGACCAGAGCGGCGTGAGCCAGTTGCTGCTGGGCGTGGCTTCGCTGTTGGTGGCGGTGCCGGTGATGCGTTCGGCCTGGTACAGCCTGCGCTTTCCGAGCCTGCACGGCATTACCGACCAATTGATTGCGCTGGCCATGCTCGGCGCCTGGGCTACCGGCGATCTGCTCACCGCGGCGCTGTTGCCGATCATCATGATCTTCGGGCATGTGCTGGAAGAGCGCAGCGTGATCGGCTCCCAGGAAGCGATCCATGCCCTGGGTAAACTCACCCGCAGCCACGCCCGCCTGGTGCAGGCGGACGGCACCATTACCGAAGTGGATAACGGCACCCTGAACACCGGCGATATCGTCGAAGTGCGCGCCGGTGACCGCGTGCCGGCTGATGGTGTCGTGCTGTCCGGCCAGGCGAGCCTGGACACGGCGCCGATTACCGGCGAGTCGGTGCCATTGGAAGCCGGCGTCGGCGTGCAGGTGTTTGGAGGCGCGATCAACCTCGATGGTTTGTTGCGCCTTGAAGTGACGCGCACCGGCAATGAGTCGACCTTGGGCAAAGTCATCGCACTGATGCAGAACGCCGAGCGTTCCAAGCCGCCGATCACCCGGCTGCTGGAGCGTTATGCCGGCAGCTATATGGTGCTGGTGCTGTTGCTGGCAGCGGTGACCTGGTTTGTCACCAATGACGCCCAGGCCATGCTCGCCGTGCTGGTGGCGGCATGCCCGTGCGCCCTAGTGTTGTCGGCGCCGGCCACGGCGATTGCCGGGATCGCCGTGGCGGCGCGCCACGGGATTCTGATTCGCAGCTCTGCGTTCCTTGAAGAGCTGGCCGACCTGACGTCGCTGGTGGTCGACAAGACCGGCACCCTGACCTTTGGCACTTTGCGCCTGCAGTCTATCGACACCACCGCGCCGGATCGCCAGGCGCTGCTGAACCTGGCGGCCAGCCTCGGTTCGGCGAGCAGTCACCCGGTCAGCCGAGCGTTGGCGGGGTTGGCGACCCAGGAACAAATGCTGGCACTCACCGACATCCGAGAGCGCCAGGGCCTGGGTGTGGTAGCGCAGACCGAGCAGGGCGAAGCGGCGCTCGGGCGCCCGGAATTGTTCGAACAGTTGGGCATCGTCACTACCGGCGTTCCCACCCATGACGGCCCGATCGCCGGGCTGGCGTTGAACGGCGAGTTCCTGGCCTGGCTGTTGCTGGCCGACAGCGTCAAGCCGGAAGCGCGCCAGGCCCTGCAAGAACTGCGGGACTTGGGCCTGGGCCGCCAATTGCTACTGACCGGTGACCGCCAAAGCGTGGCCGATAGCCTGGCGCTGGATGTGGGCATCAGTGATGTCGAAGCCCAGGCCCTGCCGGAAGACAAGCTCAACCGCGTGCTGGGGGAAATCAGCAGCGGCTTCCGGCCGATGGTGGTGGGCGATGGCATCAACGACTCCCTGGCGCTCAAGGCCGGTGTGGTCGGCGTGGCGATGGGCGCGGGCGGTGCGGACATCGCCCTGGCGTCGGCTGACGTGGTGTTGATCGGCAGCGACTTGCGCCGCCTGGGCACCTGTGTGCGCTTGAGCCGCCAGTGCCGGCAGACGTTGCAGGTGAACGTGATCATCGGCTTGGGCTGGACCCTGGCCATTGTGGTGTTCGCAGCGTTTGGCTGGCTGGGTGCGGCGGGCGCCATGATCGCGGCGGTGTTACATAACCTCAGCACCTTGCTGGTGCTGGGTAACGCCGGGCGTTTATTGCGCTTCCAGGAGCCGCTGTTGAAGCTTGAGGATTAA
- the hflK gene encoding protease modulator HflK, with protein MSERDSPDSPWIQAGRLTFLALYAVTVLAALAWAFSNVRQIDPQNRAVVLHFGALDRIQNAGLLLAWPQPFEQVVLLPAADRVIERRVENLLRSDAALQADRVASFATPLSDALAGSGYLLTGDAGVVQLDVRVFYKVTEPYAFVLQGEHVLPALDRLVTRSAVALTAARDLDTILVARPELIGSDNGAAERRERLRGDLVQGINKRLAQLAAAGLGLGVEVTRVDVQSSLPGPAVNAFNAVLTASQQADKAVANARTEAEKLTQNANQEADRQVQVAHAQASERLANAQAQTATVASLAQVKDPGLLLRLYRERMPKILGQAGSVTTVDPKDDSRLIIQGAEQ; from the coding sequence ATGAGCGAGCGTGACAGCCCGGACAGCCCATGGATCCAGGCCGGGCGCCTGACGTTCCTGGCGCTGTACGCGGTCACCGTGTTGGCGGCGTTGGCCTGGGCCTTTTCCAATGTGCGCCAGATCGACCCGCAGAATCGCGCCGTGGTCCTGCACTTCGGCGCCCTTGATCGCATTCAGAACGCCGGGCTGTTGCTGGCCTGGCCGCAGCCCTTCGAACAGGTGGTGTTGCTGCCGGCGGCGGACCGGGTGATCGAGCGCCGGGTAGAAAACCTGCTACGTTCCGACGCGGCGCTGCAGGCTGATCGCGTGGCCAGTTTCGCTACGCCGTTGAGCGATGCCTTGGCTGGCTCCGGTTATCTGCTGACTGGCGATGCCGGGGTAGTGCAGTTGGACGTGCGGGTTTTCTATAAGGTGACCGAGCCCTACGCTTTCGTATTGCAAGGCGAGCACGTGTTGCCTGCCCTGGATCGGCTGGTGACCCGCAGCGCTGTGGCCCTCACCGCGGCGCGGGATCTGGACACCATCCTGGTCGCCCGCCCGGAGCTGATCGGCAGCGACAATGGCGCCGCCGAACGCCGTGAGCGGCTGCGCGGCGATCTGGTGCAAGGCATCAACAAACGCCTGGCGCAGTTGGCCGCCGCCGGTTTGGGCCTGGGCGTCGAAGTCACCCGCGTCGATGTGCAATCAAGCCTGCCGGGCCCGGCGGTGAATGCCTTCAACGCGGTACTGACCGCCAGCCAGCAAGCCGATAAAGCCGTGGCCAATGCGCGCACCGAAGCGGAAAAACTCACCCAGAACGCCAATCAGGAAGCTGACCGCCAGGTGCAAGTCGCCCACGCCCAGGCCAGCGAACGCTTGGCCAATGCCCAGGCGCAAACCGCCACTGTCGCCAGCCTGGCCCAGGTCAAAGACCCTGGTTTGCTGTTGCGCCTGTACCGCGAGCGCATGCCGAAGATTCTCGGCCAGGCCGGTTCCGTCACCACCGTCGACCCCAAGGACGACTCCCGCTTGATCATCCAGGGAGCCGAACAATGA
- the hflC gene encoding protease modulator HflC: MLSAHSHDHGHHHHHGHHHHHHGDEQASGPFPWRRMAWAVLLVLFAVAAASLVQVRSGEATVITRFGNPARVLLEPGLGWRWPAPFEAAIPVDLRLRTTSSGLQDVGTRDGLRIIVQAYVAWQVQGDADNVQRFMRAVQNQPDEAARQIRTFVGSALETTAASFDLSSLINTDASQVRIADFEAQLRQQIDQQLLATYGVRVAQVGIERLTLPSVTLTATVDRMRAERETIATERTAVGKREAAQIRSAAERDARIVQADATVKAADIEAQSRVEAAQIYGRAYAGNPQLYNLLRSLDTLGTVVTPGTKIILRTDAAPFRALVDGPKDIQP, from the coding sequence CTGTTGAGCGCTCATTCTCATGATCACGGTCATCACCATCATCACGGCCACCACCATCACCATCACGGCGATGAGCAGGCGAGCGGGCCTTTTCCTTGGCGTCGTATGGCCTGGGCAGTGTTGCTGGTGCTGTTTGCCGTGGCAGCGGCAAGCCTTGTGCAGGTGCGTTCCGGCGAGGCCACGGTGATTACCCGCTTCGGTAACCCCGCACGGGTGTTGTTGGAACCTGGCCTGGGCTGGCGCTGGCCAGCGCCGTTCGAAGCGGCGATCCCGGTGGACCTGCGCCTGCGCACCACGTCCAGCGGCTTGCAGGATGTGGGCACCCGCGATGGCCTGCGGATTATCGTGCAGGCTTATGTGGCGTGGCAGGTGCAGGGCGATGCCGACAATGTGCAGCGCTTTATGCGCGCGGTGCAGAACCAGCCGGATGAAGCGGCACGGCAGATCCGCACCTTCGTCGGTTCGGCGCTGGAGACCACCGCGGCCAGCTTTGACCTGTCCAGCCTGATCAATACCGATGCCAGCCAAGTGCGCATTGCTGATTTCGAAGCGCAGTTGCGCCAGCAGATTGATCAACAACTGCTCGCCACCTACGGCGTGCGCGTGGCGCAGGTCGGCATCGAGCGCCTGACATTGCCCTCGGTGACACTCACCGCCACGGTTGATCGTATGCGTGCCGAGCGTGAAACCATCGCCACCGAGCGCACTGCGGTGGGCAAGCGCGAAGCGGCGCAGATCCGCTCCGCCGCCGAGCGTGATGCGCGCATCGTGCAGGCCGATGCGACGGTGAAAGCCGCCGATATCGAAGCGCAATCGCGGGTCGAAGCCGCGCAGATTTATGGTCGCGCCTACGCCGGTAATCCACAGCTGTACAACCTGCTGCGCTCGCTGGACACCCTGGGCACCGTGGTTACGCCGGGCACCAAGATCATTCTGCGCACCGACGCTGCGCCGTTCCGCGCCCTGGTGGACGGGCCGAAGGACATCCAGCCATGA
- the hflK gene encoding protease modulator HflK, translated as MQVDLEADGASVEGLARFQQGLFHARRLRQAGISLTTLAISAWVLALFVALFAPLSIWPVVLINCASALLVLVAGLQSAWWVADWRAQALEAPSAELVEEPSEPTTWHKGLINRFGNGLLAQVGAPVLWLGGWSLLALVSVTQFWNLALPAAAVGQSASIGAALALALAFGLLVFERRLAQETAAQWPEASQLAQLSRVAIICLVISAICLLFANAESVWPLRLATLIGLLPALVALEFLLRGVLSLFSPRQPRLEPRLIAQSFIAGLLRWPPQPLLALQHELHNRFGIDLRQIWAFTYMRRAFLPVLLVVLAVGWALTGVHEVPLQGRGIYERFGKPVEVFGPGLHAGLPWPLGRVLNIENGVVHELATSVSEAATAPLAAAEGPAPLIANRLWDASHVNDKSQVIASSSGDKQGFQIVNMDVRFVYRIGLTDQAALSATYNSADIPTLIRSTASRILVHDFASRTLDELLGEQRTSLADEIGRSVQADLQTLDSGVEILATVVEAIHPPAGAANAYHGVQAAQIGAQALIARERGAASEQTNQALLQASTARDQAQANAREVNAGAQAANLRFTAEQKAYAAAGQAFVLEQYLGQLSLGLAHAKLLILDHRLGAGSAPTIDLRSFTLPADPSVPRKAVQ; from the coding sequence ATGCAAGTGGATCTAGAAGCTGACGGCGCTTCGGTAGAGGGCCTTGCGCGTTTTCAGCAAGGGTTGTTCCATGCCCGTCGACTGCGCCAGGCTGGCATCAGCCTGACGACCCTGGCCATCAGTGCTTGGGTACTGGCGTTGTTCGTGGCGTTGTTTGCGCCACTGTCGATCTGGCCGGTGGTGTTGATCAACTGCGCTTCGGCCCTGTTGGTGCTGGTAGCCGGGTTACAGTCGGCCTGGTGGGTGGCCGATTGGCGCGCCCAGGCGCTGGAGGCGCCAAGCGCTGAATTGGTCGAAGAACCCAGCGAGCCCACCACTTGGCACAAGGGCCTGATCAACCGTTTCGGCAATGGTCTGCTGGCCCAGGTCGGCGCGCCGGTATTGTGGTTGGGTGGCTGGTCGCTGCTGGCGTTGGTCAGTGTTACCCAGTTCTGGAACCTGGCCTTGCCCGCTGCGGCCGTCGGTCAATCGGCAAGCATCGGCGCGGCGCTGGCGTTGGCGCTGGCGTTCGGTCTGCTGGTGTTTGAACGTCGCCTCGCCCAGGAAACCGCCGCCCAATGGCCGGAAGCGTCACAGCTGGCGCAGTTGAGCCGGGTGGCAATTATCTGCCTGGTGATCAGTGCAATCTGCCTGCTGTTTGCCAATGCCGAGTCGGTTTGGCCACTGCGCCTGGCGACACTGATCGGCCTGCTGCCGGCACTGGTGGCGTTGGAGTTCCTGCTCAGAGGCGTACTGTCGCTGTTCAGCCCACGCCAGCCGCGTCTCGAACCGCGCTTGATAGCGCAGAGTTTTATCGCCGGCCTGCTGCGTTGGCCGCCACAACCCTTGCTGGCGTTGCAGCATGAATTGCACAACCGTTTCGGTATCGACCTGCGCCAGATCTGGGCCTTTACCTACATGCGCCGGGCGTTTTTGCCGGTGCTGCTGGTGGTGCTCGCGGTCGGTTGGGCGCTGACCGGCGTGCATGAGGTGCCCCTGCAAGGCCGTGGGATTTATGAGCGCTTTGGCAAACCGGTCGAGGTGTTCGGCCCCGGCCTGCATGCGGGTTTACCGTGGCCGTTGGGCCGTGTGCTGAACATCGAAAACGGCGTGGTGCATGAGCTGGCGACCAGCGTCAGTGAAGCCGCCACTGCGCCGTTGGCCGCTGCCGAAGGCCCGGCGCCGTTGATCGCCAACCGCCTGTGGGACGCCAGCCACGTAAATGACAAATCCCAGGTCATTGCCAGCAGCAGCGGCGATAAGCAGGGCTTCCAGATCGTCAATATGGACGTGCGTTTTGTCTACCGTATCGGCCTTACCGACCAGGCCGCGCTCTCCGCCACCTATAACAGCGCTGATATCCCGACTCTGATCCGCAGTACCGCCAGCCGCATCCTGGTGCATGACTTCGCCTCGCGCACCCTGGACGAATTGCTCGGTGAACAACGCACCAGCCTCGCCGACGAAATTGGTCGCAGCGTGCAAGCCGATCTGCAAACACTCGACAGTGGTGTGGAGATCCTTGCCACGGTGGTCGAAGCGATTCACCCGCCCGCTGGAGCCGCCAACGCTTACCACGGTGTGCAAGCCGCGCAGATCGGCGCCCAGGCCCTGATCGCCCGGGAACGCGGCGCCGCCAGCGAGCAGACCAACCAAGCGCTGTTGCAAGCCAGCACTGCCCGGGATCAAGCCCAGGCCAACGCCCGCGAGGTGAATGCTGGCGCGCAAGCGGCGAACCTACGCTTTACCGCCGAACAAAAAGCCTACGCCGCCGCTGGCCAGGCCTTCGTGCTGGAACAGTACCTGGGTCAACTGAGCCTGGGCCTGGCCCACGCCAAGCTGCTTATTCTGGATCATCGTTTGGGTGCCGGCAGTGCGCCGACGATTGATCTGCGTTCTTTTACTTTGCCCGCCGATCCGTCGGTGCCGCGCAAAGCCGTTCAATAA